CCCGCACCTCGGCGGTACCGCCCCGCGCATCCCGGGACGCGATCGAACCGCGCACGGTGAGCACGTCGCGCACGGCCGGGGTGAGGGCCGGGTCGATCGCGGCGAACTCGTCGTCGGTCAGCTCGGCCAGCCCCACGCCGCGCGCCTCGGCGACCCGGACACAGGCGCCGGCTGCCTCGTGCGATACCCGGAACGGCACGCCCGCCCGGACGAGCCATTCGGCGATATCGGTAGCCAAGGTGAACCCCGCCGGCGCCAGCTCGGCCATCCGATCGGTGTGGAACTCCAGCGTGCCGACCATCCCGGCGAGTGCCGGCAGGAGCAACTCCAGTTGTGCCACCGAGTCGAACAGCGGCTCCTTGTCCTCCTGTAGGTCCCGGTTGTAGGCCAACGGCTGCGCCTTCAAGGTGGCCAGGAGCCCGGCCAGGTTGCCGATCAGCCGGCCGGCCTTGCCCCGGGTCAGCTCGGCGACGTCCGGGTTCTTCTTCTGCGGCATGATCGACGAACCGGTCGACCAGGCGTCGGCCAGCGTCACATAGCCGAACTCCGGCGTGCTCCAGGCGATCACGTCTTCGGCCAGGCGAGAAAGATCGACCGCGATCAATGCCAGGACGAACGCCGCCTCGGCCGCGAAGTCGCGGGCCGACGTGGCATCGATCGAATTCGCAGCGGCTGTCGCGAAACCGAGATCGGCGGCGATCGCGTCCGGGTCCAGTCCGAGCGACGACCCGGCCAGCGCGCCCGATCCGTACGGCGACACCGCCGTCCGACGATCGAAATCCTGCAGCCGGTCGATATCGCGCAGCAACGGATGGGCGTGCGCGAGTAGATGATGCGGTAGCAGAACCGGCTGTGCGGCCTGGAGATGGGTCTTGCCCGGCATGACCGCATCCGGATGTGCGGCGGCCTGTCCGGCCAGCGCGTCGACCACGTCCAGCAGCCCGGCACCGACCCGCCGGACCGCGTCGCGTAACCACATCCGGAACAGCGTGGCGACCTGGTCGTTACGCGAGCGCCCGGCCCGCAGCCGGCCCCCCAGATCCGGCCCGACCCGCTCGATCAATCCGCGTTCCAGCGCGCCGTGCACGTCTTCGTCGGTCTCGGCCGGGACGAATACGCCCGACGCGACATCGACGGCCAATCGGTCCAACCCGTCCTGCATCGCCGCCAGCTCGCCGCCGTCGAGCAGACCGGCCCGGTGCAGAACCTTGGCGTGCGCGCGGGACGCGCGCACGTCGTAGGGCGCGAGCACCCAATCGAACTGGGTGGAGCGGCTCAGCGCCGCCATCGCGGCGGCCGGACCGGCACTGAACCGGCCGCCCCAGAGCGCCCCCTGGTTCGTGGTGGGCTGGTCGGTGGCCGGGGACGGCACGCTCACCGGCCGAGCTCCCGCACGTCGCGGTCGCGCTTCGCGGCGATCGTCGAGGACAGCCCGTGCAACTGCACGAAACCCTTCGCCGCCGACTGGTCGAAGCGGTCACCTTCGTCGTAGGTCGCGAGGTTGAAGTCGTAGAGCGAGGACAAGCTGCGCCGACCGTTGACGATCACCTGGCCGCCGTGCAAAACCAGCCGGATGTCGCCGCCGACGTGCTCCTGGGTCTTGGTCACGAAGACATCGAGCGCTTCCTTCAGCGGCGAGAACCACAAGCCGTCGTAGACCAGCTCGCTCCAGCGTTGCTCGAGTTGCCGCTTGTACCGACCCAATTCCCGCTCGAGCGTGACGTGCTCGAGCTCCTGGTGCGCGGTGATCAGCGTCATCGCACCCGGGGCCTCGTAGATCTCCCGGCTCTTGATCCCGACCAGCCGGTCCTCGACGACGTCGAGCCGACCGACGCCCTGCGCTCCGGCCCGCCGGTTGAGCTCGACGATCGCGTCCAGCACCGACACCGGCCGGCCGTCGATCGCGACCGGCCGGCCCCGCTCGAAGGTGATGATCAGCTCGTCCGGCGCGGCGAAGTTCAGCGTCGGGTCCTGGGTGTAGTCGTAGACGTCCTTGGTCGGCGCGTTCCACAGATCCTCCAGGAAGCCGGTCTCGACCGCGCGCCCCCAGACATTCTGATCGATCGAGAACGGGGATCGCTTGGTCACGTTGATCGGGATGCCGTTGTCCTCGGCGAACGCGATCGCCCGCTCGCGGGTCCAGGCGTAGTCCCGCACCGGGGCGAGGACCTGCAGGTCCGGCGCCAACGTGTTGAAGCCGACCTCGAATCGGACCTGATCGTTGCCCTTGCCGGTGCAGCCGTGTGATACCACGGTGCCGCCGTGCGCCCGGGCCGCAGCGACCAGATGTTTCACGATCAGCGGCCGGCTGATCGCGGACACCAGCGGGTAGCGATCCATGTACAGCGCGTTCGCCTGCACCGTGGGCAGGCAGTAGTCGTCGGCGAACTCGTTACGCGCATCGATCACCACCGACTCGACCGCACCGCAGTCGAGCGCACGCCGGCGCACCACCTCCATGTCCTCGCCGCCCTGGCCCAGGTCGATCGACACACAGACCACCTCGGCGCCGGTTTCCTTGCCTATCCAGCTGATCGCCACCGACGTGTCCAGGCCGCCGGAGTAAGCGAGAACGACGCGATCGGACATGGTTCGGGTCTCCTTCGTGTTACGGGGTCCTGCGGGTTGATCGGTTGTGCGGGAGTCGCGTCAAGCGAGGTGTTCGATCCGGGCAGCCAGGTCGGCGCCGGTGGTGGGTTCCCGGGCAACGACGATGATCGTGTCGTCACCGGCGATGGTGCCGGCGATCTCGGCCAGCGCGGCCCGGTCCAACGCGCTGGCGAGGTACTGTGCGGCGCCCGGCGGGGTTCGCAGGACCACCAGATTGCCGCTGGCCTCGGTCGAGACCAGCAGCTCCCCCAGCAGCCGCGCCACCCGGTCGGTGCCGCCGGACACCCCGCGGACCGGGCTGCCGTCCTCCGGCACCACGTACACACCGACTCCGCCGTCGGCGCCGCGCAGTTTGACCGCGCCCAGCTCCTCCAGGTCGCGCGACAGAGTGGCCTGGGTGGTCTCGATCCCCTCGGCGCCCAGCAATTCGGCCAGCTCGGCCTGACTGTGCACCGGATGGGCGGCCAGCAGCTCGACGATCCGGGCATGCCGCGCGGCGCGGGTGCGTACCGCAGCAGCGGCATTCTGGGCGGTCATGTCCGCTGCTCCAGCAGCCAGACCAGCAACGCCTTCTGGGCGTGCAACCGGTTCTCCGCCTCGTCCCAGACCACCGAACGTGGACCGTCCAACACCTCGTCGGTGATCTCTTCACCGCGGTGTGCAGGCAGGCAGTGCAGTACCACCGCCGCCGCGTCGGCCCGATCCAGCAACGCGGCGTCGATCCGGAACGGCCGGAACGGGCCGACCCGGTCCAAGCCGTCGTCCTCTTGGCCCATCGAGGTCCAGGTATCGGTCACCAGCACATCCGCTCCGTCGACGGCGGCCCGTGGATCGGCACAGACCCGAACGCACGACCCGGTTTCGGCAGCTCTGGCCTGCGCGGCGGCCAGCACCGTGTGCTGCGGCTCGAATCCGGCCGGCGCGGCCACGGTCACGTTCAGCCCGGCCGTGGCGCCGCCGACCAGCAGCGAGTGGGCCATGTTGTTGGCGCCGTCACCGAGGTAGGTGAGGTTCAGCCCGGTCAGCCGGCCCTTGTGTTCGGCGATGGTCTGGAGATCGGCCAACACCTGGCACGGATGGAACTCGTCGGACAACGCGTTGATCACCGGAATCGTCGCCGTACCGGCCATCTCGTCGAGCCGATCCTGACCGAAGGTGCGCCAGACCACCGCGTCGACGAATCGGGACAGCACCCGTCCGGTGTCGGCGAGCGTCTCCTCCCGACCCAGCTGGGTACTACGGCCGTCCACCACGACCGCGTGCCCGCCGAGCTGGGCGATACCGACCTCGAAGGAGA
Above is a genomic segment from Skermania piniformis containing:
- the argH gene encoding argininosuccinate lyase, whose translation is MPSPATDQPTTNQGALWGGRFSAGPAAAMAALSRSTQFDWVLAPYDVRASRAHAKVLHRAGLLDGGELAAMQDGLDRLAVDVASGVFVPAETDEDVHGALERGLIERVGPDLGGRLRAGRSRNDQVATLFRMWLRDAVRRVGAGLLDVVDALAGQAAAHPDAVMPGKTHLQAAQPVLLPHHLLAHAHPLLRDIDRLQDFDRRTAVSPYGSGALAGSSLGLDPDAIAADLGFATAAANSIDATSARDFAAEAAFVLALIAVDLSRLAEDVIAWSTPEFGYVTLADAWSTGSSIMPQKKNPDVAELTRGKAGRLIGNLAGLLATLKAQPLAYNRDLQEDKEPLFDSVAQLELLLPALAGMVGTLEFHTDRMAELAPAGFTLATDIAEWLVRAGVPFRVSHEAAGACVRVAEARGVGLAELTDDEFAAIDPALTPAVRDVLTVRGSIASRDARGGTAEVRVAEQLAAVRRVAGSLRGWTDGAAGPAAPSGTL
- a CDS encoding argininosuccinate synthase — protein: MSDRVVLAYSGGLDTSVAISWIGKETGAEVVCVSIDLGQGGEDMEVVRRRALDCGAVESVVIDARNEFADDYCLPTVQANALYMDRYPLVSAISRPLIVKHLVAAARAHGGTVVSHGCTGKGNDQVRFEVGFNTLAPDLQVLAPVRDYAWTRERAIAFAEDNGIPINVTKRSPFSIDQNVWGRAVETGFLEDLWNAPTKDVYDYTQDPTLNFAAPDELIITFERGRPVAIDGRPVSVLDAIVELNRRAGAQGVGRLDVVEDRLVGIKSREIYEAPGAMTLITAHQELEHVTLERELGRYKRQLEQRWSELVYDGLWFSPLKEALDVFVTKTQEHVGGDIRLVLHGGQVIVNGRRSLSSLYDFNLATYDEGDRFDQSAAKGFVQLHGLSSTIAAKRDRDVRELGR
- a CDS encoding arginine repressor, with protein sequence MTAQNAAAAVRTRAARHARIVELLAAHPVHSQAELAELLGAEGIETTQATLSRDLEELGAVKLRGADGGVGVYVVPEDGSPVRGVSGGTDRVARLLGELLVSTEASGNLVVLRTPPGAAQYLASALDRAALAEIAGTIAGDDTIIVVAREPTTGADLAARIEHLA
- the argF gene encoding ornithine carbamoyltransferase — its product is MSGVRHFLRDDDLSPAEQAQVLALAADLKAAPYSRRPLEGPRAVGVIFEKNSTRTRFSFEVGIAQLGGHAVVVDGRSTQLGREETLADTGRVLSRFVDAVVWRTFGQDRLDEMAGTATIPVINALSDEFHPCQVLADLQTIAEHKGRLTGLNLTYLGDGANNMAHSLLVGGATAGLNVTVAAPAGFEPQHTVLAAAQARAAETGSCVRVCADPRAAVDGADVLVTDTWTSMGQEDDGLDRVGPFRPFRIDAALLDRADAAAVVLHCLPAHRGEEITDEVLDGPRSVVWDEAENRLHAQKALLVWLLEQRT